The genomic window CCAGTACAATGATTTACATGGTAGCACCTAAGGAGCTGCTCACTGTGTTACAgatagattaaaaaaatcccaaagaagaAATGTACAGAGTGTGACGTGATTTAGACACATTTCATGCTCCCTCTACAACCTGAGAGAAACCAGTGGAGAAACAAGTCCTAAGAACCACAGAAATAGTTGCCATAAGGTTTTTACTCCTTCAGCCTATCACAGGACAACAGGCTTCCACACCTTTAACTAACCTGGCTACTTACTGTGGTGCAAGCTAGTCCATGCTTTGTCttggagggaagagagaaagcaCAGCCCACCGTAAGAAAAACCAACAACCTGTCTGATGATTTTTACCAGAATTTGAATTATGGCAACACAAGGAGGTGTTAAACTGCAGCTGTATCAATGTGTGTTGAAACAGTGTCAGATGGAAAACTCAAGTGGGTATTATCCATAGGCCCACTTGCCCTGTTCCTAGAACTGCTGTTTGGAGCCTAAATTAATTGTTAAGGAATATACAAGATTAGCAGCTACATTTCAAAGCCTTTTATTGCTCCTTTTTTCTCATTGCTTCCAATCTAGAAGTCATGCTTCATGAGAGATGCAGGTATGCTTTTTGCTTTGGAAAACCTGTTCTCTGCAATTAAATAGGGTCTTAAAAATCCACTCAGGAAGTCACTCTTGGcatggatttttctttcaagtCAGATTCCTAAATCTGCAGTTCAGAACCAGAATTACTGATAAATCCTGACTGTTTCCTTCTTAAAGCAAAAAATTCTGTTCTCTGTAATAAAGGCCATTAACCAAAGCAGTATTTGACAGAAACACTACAAAGGAGAATGCCCAAAAAGTAAGTACCTGCATGTAATACAGAAAACTAAAGGCACATACATGGGGTGGAAGTGAAACTACTATAGAAAGCATTTTGCTATTTGCCCTCATGTTTCTCTTCTTATGTGTGTGAGCATTAAAAATTTCATTGTAGGTTTTTGGcacaaaatatatattaaattagCAAGTTTAGAAATTCTTGTAGTTTTCAGTAAGGAAGAACAAATACAAGGAAAGAGTCCAAAGTCCACCCTGTAACAAAGAAAGTCTCTTCATTCCTGCTGTTCCTACTGGTTTGTTAATGTGCTTCTGCTCAGCCCAAATGTTTCTCCTTTAAGACTGGTCTTTATGTCCACTCTTCCAGCTGctggttgggattttttcaaAGCTGCAGGAACCTAGGCAAGAAACAAAATAGCCTGGTTACATGAGAAGCTGCTCTACATGTGGCAGAAGTAAGGTTCCACAGATGCTTGAACCCTGATTTTGCTCCCCTTATTTTCAGAACAGTGTCTTTGGCTTCTCCCTCCCTAATACCCCCCAATATCTTTCTCCAAGTCAGTCAGTATGTGCTGGACTTAGTTTTGAACTACACTTCAGGATATTCTAGTAAATTGTAGCCATAGCAACAATTCACAACTACTGCCAGCTGATTCTTAGTAGCaaaagaggagagggaagaaggAATTTATCTGAGCCTCCCTTTGTCACTTGTAGCAACTTAACTTTTGACTTTTGATACATCAGCTATAAATTTTACAGTGCAGAGATGAGGTAGACAACACAGTTCCACAAGTCCTGGAGAGTGCAGTCAATAGGGAAAATGACCCATACATGCTAATCTGAGCATGGTCTCTTTGGAAATCTTCCTACAGCTTGGTACCCTCAATAACAAAGATAACTGGTGCATATGTAAGAAACTATTACAAACTTCAGACTGAGAGTCAGGCATCACAACCACAGCATCATTCTCCAGAGTGATGTTACAGCTAGtgctcatcctcatcatccttTTAGCTCTACTTAGCCTTTTACAAGTCAGTGACTATGGATCCAGAGTTAGTATGTGGGTAGGAAGATGAGGACTGCTTCTACCATTAGCCTCAGCTCTCCTTGGGCTACTTGGGTGAAAGTAAATACAGCACTTCTCATGGAACAGCCTGCAGCTTCActtctgcccagtgctggggctcCCCATCTCCTTCAGTCCAGCTAGGGAGCACCTTCTCTGTCATGGAGCAGACCCTGAGCTGAATTTTGCCATGCTTTGTGGCCTATCCATCGAAGCCATCTTATTTTCTGCCTTAGGAATGGAGTGTACAAGCAGAGTGTGAGGCAGGAGCCCCAGCCAGCCATACGTACGTGAGGAGGTAGCGGAGGATCCAGGTGCCGCCCAAGGAAGGAAAGTAAGCGCCGCCAGATCAGACCACTTCCCAGAAACATAATCCCTGTCACCAACCAAAATATCCTGGGGTCCTACCAACAGAACACTCCCATTAGTCATCCAATTATCTCTCCAGAAAAGGGATTACCCAAAGATAATCTCTCACTCCCCACCAGTGTTTTCTTCCTATATAAGACGAAGCAGTAAACTCTTCACCATCAACAGCCAAATCCTTCCTTGGAAAAGGGCTGTTTCACAGCAAAGTATTTTATTTAGGATCACTGTACTGTATTCTGTTACTGTTCCATGCagttttccttccttcattgGGAAGTTTGAAAATTCAATCCTTATATTTAACTGatttgaaaaggaagaagtctttgctttgtttgtgtgttttaaaGGCAGTATGTGCAGTTTCAAAGTTGTACCCCCCCAGCTGGTACCCCTTCCTCCCCAGTTTAGGTATAAACAATTACTGACAATAAAGTACTTCCTCTGATGTGCTGGAAATGCCTTGGCTACTTGACAGATACCCTTTTATCTGGAAGACAAAGCTGCTCTTGTCAGAATAGATGATCATTAATGAAACTTTAATACTGCTTTATAATCAACTACTTATACAACCAAAAATTTGTCTTCCCATTTCTTTTCCATAGACATGACACAGAAAAAAGGCTGTAATACAATTACTGTGCAGTTTGCCATGCAGTAATTTGCTTACAAAATAATTGACTGTATGAGCACATGAATCACTGGAGCTTTGTCTGTGGAAAGAATGAAGTTGTACCAAATATAAAATAACCTGTAAGAGCAGGACACACATTTTATGATGAACACAGGACTTGTTCCTTACCTCTTCAAGGGATGACTCCAAGTTCATACCAAATGCAACTCCTATGAGTCcaaagagagaaacagagaaagtCCCCATGGTCAGCTGCAAGTTCAGCCTCATCATCACATTACGGTGGCTAAAGAAGGGAGAAACATCTGTAAGGGGAACCCAAAAATTTATTTGCTGCCTAAATTCTTAAATTCCATATAAAATGCACTAAAAACAAGTAGTGAAAGAGAGGAAATCATGCTGAAATTATATACCTCAGTTGCAAAGATCATGAAATAACAGTTCAAAGAAACTATTCTTTTGACATTGCTACATCTGGACACCTCTAAAGGCAGCAGGTTCTGCTTAGCCATCATCATGCTTTCCAGTATTGCTCACTTCTCAGAGGTGTATATATAGAGTAACAGTAAATTTCTGCTGAAATCTGTAACCTCTCACCACCATCTGGCTGCAATTTCTATGTCTGTATTCACAATGGACAAAAATTTTTTGTTACCTTGCAAATTAATACATTTTACAAAAAATGGAGTTGCTAAATGCTGCAGACTACAAACTTCAGTCCTTTTGGGTGAATTCCATATTCAAGTCTTCCACAAAAAGATTTTTGTGGTTTCCTGATACAGCATCCACAAAGTGATTCTACAGATAACTCCTCAGTGTAGAGGAGAAAGAATATTAAACACTGACCTCAGAGTGGCATGTTCATGCAAATGCAAGCTACAACTCTTTTTCAGTAAGAAACCTGACTAAAAGTGAAAGATGTAGcatacagagagaaaaagaaacttgcTCCCAAGCTATTAATTTTTGCATCACTCTACAGAGTAATAATTTAACTTGTACTGGAAACTCGAGTAGCCTAACCAGACTCTGGTTAGTAGTCTTTTCTGAACAGAATTTTAATATGCTTCTCAATTTGCAGATATTTCCTGTATTGGATAGCTCCCCTGAACGGTCTAGGAGAAGCTGGGTTTCGCTACTAGGGAAGATTGCTGCCTAGCTACAGAGTTACATACTAATTACACACACTAATTAGGCTATCTTCTTGCTTTGCTTTACCCAGTTCACAACTAGAAAAGTGCAATACAGCTGCTGTGACTACAAGTCCATTCAACCCTCACTAAGACAGAACTCTCCAACTTTCCTTGTAGTAAAATTTGAGAAAGTCTAGGCCAAGAAAGTCTAAATTCCAGATTTTGGCAATCTAACAGATGGTAGCTAACCTGTCCAGGTTGATAAAGATGATGCTTTCTGAGTCGTCAATCAGTACTCTGAGTTCACGAGCTTCATTTAAAAGATCTTCTGCTTGCCTGTAATAATtctccaacagcagctccatttcCTCTGCATGGTCAATCCCAGATGTACTCTCCTCACTGTGAGCAACAATTTATATTTTCCTGGTTATATACACATGTATGCATATACATTCATATTGTATAGAAGTGTATTACTAGTGTGTTAAGGAACGTAAGAATTGTGGGGAACAAGAATGCTGTTAGACACTACACCACAAAATCCAACATTTTGATAAGGAACTTCCATCAGTTCCAacagcataaaataaaaatacttttctatTTATCAGCTCCTGAGAAGAGGCAGTCAGTTATTTTAAGTAGTAAAGTTAACCTTTGATGTGCTCAAAGTATGCACACCACcacaaattctaatttttttggatattaaaaagttaaaaagttataaaaattttatagattattaaattattataaaatgTTAACTATTTTGACAATTAACTTTTTGGTGCCCTCAAGTGGTGAGAGCTGGTAACAGTGCAGTCAAAAACTCCCAATAATAAAACAACACAAAGTGAATCCACAGTGATCGAGATGGTTTAAGTTATATTAAAACGATTTAGTAATAAAGCATTTGAGCTGTCcacagctgcaaagcatttTTAAGTCCTGAAGCAGCCAAGGAGTGACTATCTTAATGAAAGATGCTCCTCTCTTAAATGAATTTTGAAAGACTTTCATCTCACTTCAGAACGctactgctggagcagcagtcTTCCTCTGAAATACAAGTTTCTGGCATTGTGTAGATGAAACTGAGGCATCTGAGGTCCATAAGAGCTTGGAAACTaagcagcaaagccaggaagattgttcatatttttttgttttgtggtatGATCTCATTTCTCTAGAGAGACTGAAGTTTTTAATCAATCTCCTCCTGGCATTACTGACTGCTAAAGGAACATCTCTGAAATGTTTTTCCATGAAAATAGGTGGTATGTCTTACAAATCAACTCATGTAAGCTCCCTGAGGACCTTTAACAGAGCACCTAGTTTCTCTCTTTCTGGGGCAGAAACTGGGTTGGCCAACCTGATTTGAAAGCCCTCCATACCTTGAGGTTTTCACTGCATGGAAATGAGAGGAGCTGCAGACTTGAGAGTCTTAGAGCACTATCTGCAGTATTACAGATTCAGCTCAAGGTCATACTTGATGAGTATCTTTACGTTTACATCAGCTTCTCTGGATATACAAAATAAAGACAGACACAAAGACATGAAAATAACTGCTACTGGATGTGCTTTCATTAACATCTGTCTCATGACTCTTCCACATTCTGGCATTCCTTCACACAAAGTTAAGAGGTCTGCCTCATCTCTCTGAGCCAAGTTCACCACTCTGCTGCACAAGAAGATCTCTGATGGCACCTATCTGCCTAACTGGGCTCCTCCACATCCTTTCAAGATGAACTCAAATTTGACTTCACCAAATACCACCTATCAGTTGTATCAATCCTGGATGCAAAAAGAGCTGCTTGCACATGGCCAATATGTCTCCAAATGTGTTGTCATGGCTTGTGTTTCCTGGTGTGCCTTGTGCACAGACTGCCTCATTGcatcctgcagcagagctcttCACACAACCCCCTACTACCTCTCCTACCCTTGTGCACTGGAATCTGAAAGAAGGGATGCCTGTATGTTTCTCTTGACACAAGCATAAGGTGCCATTGGGATCTTTCCTAGATCCCCTACACGCTGTCTACCACAGGGCAACAAAGGCTTTGCCAGCAGACTGTATTAAATGTAAAGGAAGGCTGTGAGCAAAACCGGGAAAAAGACCAACTGCTGACTCAGGAGCAGTTGGAATTTAGAGCTACCTCTGATACTGCTCCAGAAGATCCCTTAGAAATGCAAACCATGTCCCACTTCTGGAACACTGAGTTTCTGCTGCACATTTAGATTAAACTCTGCAGGGCAACACTTCAAACCCACACACCGTGTGAACAGGATTAAAACGTACAGGCAATGCAGTCAGGCAAAAGTATCATTCAGTAACTTCACAAAGTGCCCTGTAAGGTAACTTCTGTTGTCTGCTTATATATTAAACACATCTCTATGCCCGAGATTTAAATACAATTCAGCCGAAAATATACGTGGAAATTGTATACAATATCTTTccattttttagtttttattaaAGTGACCAGTGCACTACTGTTGCTGTGTGCTGTCCTTCACCAGAACCCCAGGGTGCAATAGGATTGTTTCTGCACATACATCTCCTGGAATGCTGTCCTTCAGGTGCCCAAGGTTACTCCAAGGCCTCTTTCTTTCAGGTTCTACTGGTGAAAAAAAAGCTAGGAGCAAGGTATTCAGAACATTTCTAGTAAAGGGAGTGTGGAGTCTGACCTATTCAAGACAAGCTTTAAAACCTGCCATATTTTGGTGAAACTGAAGAAAATGCTCCCAGAACGTGTTGATTTATATTGAAAAGTaacatttgctttttctgccaTCCTGCTTCTGTCCCATCACATACTAGATGATCCAGCCTGTTATGTCAAGAACTATTTGTAACTGTGTAACAATGCAGTTCCTCAACAAAATGGCAACTACAATGGTTTCTGAAGTAGCAAGCATTAgggttaaaagaaaaatataaagacTTTTTCTTTCTGGCTTTTAGCAGTAAACATTCAGTTTAGTGTTCCAGTTTTCCTCAAACAAAATCCACTGTCAAAAAAAAGTATGTGGTTTCAAACTATACATACAACACTTGTTGATCAGTCCATTTAGAGAGACAGAGTTCTTCTATTACTTCTTCTTCATCTAAGATCTCCAGAATCGTTTCTTTGAAAACTTTAACATCTGTTTCCAGTTCTGAcaagctgaaagaagaaaaggcaaaaggtCAAATAATACCCAGTGGCACCAGTACCCAAAGGTAATCTCTACATGCGTTTGCCAGCTTGTCCCCTCACCAGATGGAGTGGCCAGGGAAGACTTCCTTGCAGGGTTGTAAGAGCTCCTTCAAAACATGCTCTACAAACCACACACTTAGCTGTGGCAGTGATCTGTCTGGGGACCAGTGAGGTACAGACACACACTAAAAGGCATCCCGATGTGTTTCTGGATGTATTTGTAAGCCAAAAAAACAAGCACTCTTTGAGCACATAGCAAGCACATGTTTGCCCTGTCGTATGAGAGAGGCCAATACATGAAGGTAGCACTGTACAAGTAACCTCAAAGCACAGATGTACACAGATTTACAAAGGTTTAGATTAAAGGGAAGGTTTTTTAAGGTTTACATTTTCACACTGTTTGATTCTCTGAggtattattttgttttgtcagATGCTATTTAAGAAGCATGACACAATTTCTGACTCTTCagaatttctttccctttccacCATATCACAGGTAATTCATATACTGACTTTTACGTTTCCAAGTAAGATGCACAATCCAGCATTACAGTAATCTAGGAAATTAATATCAGATACCATTTTCCTAATACTTTAATGCATGCCATTTTCTATGGTCATCTTCTAGTGTCTTCACAGCTTATTCTTAGTTACCTCTTGCCATTTTGCAGAAGAATGTGTAGTTTACTCCTATCCACAGATAAAAGCTTGGGATCCACTAGGGCTTCCAGTGTCTCAAGGATCTGAGGCTGCAAAGTGTTAAGTCTTCCCTGCAGTTTGCTGATCTAGATAACAACATGATCCttcataagaattaaaataattcatttaGAATGATTTGGGCAACTGACTCCTGTCTCTCAACACAGAATTCTCAGTTATAGGTATTTAACACAACCTGCTTTCCAGTGCCTGGGAAATATTTCCTATATGGATACCCCATAAACACAAAGCCAGTGCACAATACAGTATTTCATAGAAAGTGAACTGAAACCCAGTGACAACCACACCAATAAGGCTAAAAAAGCTAAAACATTATTGTCTATAAATGTTATATTAGAATTAGCAAGCACAGATTTCTAATAATAGCTAGAAATCTCATCTGATTCCTTCTTAAGAGGCCAAAACCTCAGCACATTTGTGTGATTTTCATTCCAGCTACAACATGTCTCTAGAAGGGAATTCTGACTTGGTGTTTCATTATCCAAATGGTAGTGAAGCCATCATATCCAAATAGCACTTTATTGGAAAGGGAATgaaaacacacatacacacaaaactCTAAGAACtaacaaatcaaaacaaaaaagagaaagtgaaaatgcagaatacatttaaaaatatgtacGTGTAAATATTAACACAAGACTAAAGTCATACTGCCCTTTCTGTGTAGCAAGAACTTcccaaacatttttaaaaaatgagataGCTCACCCAGTACTGCAGAATTGCTTCTATGGCTCGGAATTCAAAGGGCAGGGAATATGTGACTAGTTGACCTTCCCCAGCTAGCTGAGATGCTAGTTCATTGAGGAGCCAGTGTTCCAGACTTAAATTACGATAATCTAGTATCAGAAGAAACTCTGGTGTTATGACAGCCTTCAAGAACTGAAAAAGACAGTACATGTAAGGAGtctgaaaaaaacctcactGAAGATTTCTCATAACACTGTAGCACATTTGATGATTTGGGCTTTGATAAAATCAATCTTCAAATGTCATTTCAGGTAGGAAAATAACAAAATCTCATGCTAACTGCAAAGAGGCTCAGACACAGCACTGTGCCAGGGATTGAGAAGAGGCTCTGCACCAGCCTTTACTTCTGTGACAATGTTAGTAATGTTTCTCCAGTGTTCAACAAGGAAAATGGTCACTAATGTACAGTAGATTGCTAGGCAGAGGTCCAAAGAAACATTTACTGCTGGACTGCATGTCACAGAAAGCTGCTGTTTTCTTGTTGTGCAAGAAAATCAAAGTGCAAGGATGAGACAGGGTTTACATTCAGCTATAGGGAAACCATTACCTCCATTCTCATGATGATCCTGTTGTTCCTGGTTGCAATGCTCATCACATGTTGAAATCTTAGATCTCGTGCTTGAAGACCCAACTCCTGGTacaattctgttttcttcttttctaacatgaaaatatttttagatggAGACATTTAGAGGATAAGCACATATGTTCCAAAATTACATCCTAGCGTGTTACCAAGTCCCACAACAAAACAACCCAGCTATTCTTAAAGGTTTTCTTCCTACTGACGTCTCAAGCCAAGTTATCTTCTACAACATTTAAAAGACTGTATTTTGAATGGAAAAATTCTAGATATAAGTGAAAAAGTTGGCCA from Agelaius phoeniceus isolate bAgePho1 chromosome 1, bAgePho1.hap1, whole genome shotgun sequence includes these protein-coding regions:
- the MRS2 gene encoding magnesium transporter MRS2 homolog, mitochondrial, which codes for MLRGVALLPRALGGGCCCCCAARGWAGAAGGGSRPRAAPGLPPGRAWDRPAAVAAVPQGARGLRWAGKFYQHAPTESSQATLASVSPVFAVMKFDKEGNTTYFEKKKTELYQELGLQARDLRFQHVMSIATRNNRIIMRMEFLKAVITPEFLLILDYRNLSLEHWLLNELASQLAGEGQLVTYSLPFEFRAIEAILQYWISKLQGRLNTLQPQILETLEALVDPKLLSVDRSKLHILLQNGKSLSELETDVKVFKETILEILDEEEVIEELCLSKWTDQQVFEESTSGIDHAEEMELLLENYYRQAEDLLNEARELRVLIDDSESIIFINLDSHRNVMMRLNLQLTMGTFSVSLFGLIGVAFGMNLESSLEEDPRIFWLVTGIMFLGSGLIWRRLLSFLGRHLDPPLPPHVPAALKKSQPAAGRVDIKTSLKGETFGLSRSTLTNQ